In the genome of Candidatus Binatus sp., the window TCCCGCGCGACCGTGATGAAACGCTCGCGATCGGCGCGCGCGGGATCAACGTCATGATAGACCAGCGCGGCCGGCGCATAGCCGATTCGATATCCCGCGCGCCGCAGCCGCGCTGACATCTCGGTCTCCTCTTCATGACCGCACGCGCCGGGTCCAAGCCGTTCGTCGAAGGGCCCGACCGCGTTGAGCGCCGAGGCGCGAAACGCCATGTTGGCGCCTAGCACGCCGCGCACTTCGCAAACTTCGTCGCCGTGATCGACGATCGGCAAATCGAGGTACACTGACATCGGACCGACTATGCGCTCGGGATCTTCCGCCGCCAGGATGCGGCCCTTCATCGCCGCGAACTCGCGATGCGAATCGAAGAACGCCTCGACCGCGTCGAGATAGCCGGGCGCGACGATCAAATCGTCGTCGAGAAAAACTACGATGTCGCCCGCAGCCTCGCGAAGTGCGCGATTCTGGATGCGGCATTTGCCCGCGCGCGGCTCGTGCAGATGCCGATGCTCGACAATCCCCGGCCTGATTTGCGCCGGCTGCGCGGTGCCGTTCTCCGCGATGAAAACTTCGCGCCGGCTGGTATCGATTTGCGATGCGAGGCTCCCCAGCAGCCGCTTGAGCGAATCGGGACGCGCATGAGTCGCGATGATGATCGACGTTTTCAATTCACGCCCGGGCGCTTGCGTCAATCGGGAATCGAATCGGCGCCGCCGCCGACTTTACGAAAGCGCATCACGATATTCTCGTCCATCAGCAGACTCGAACTCGTCATGAAACCGAACAATTCGCGATTGATCGCGCGCT includes:
- a CDS encoding glycosyltransferase family 2 protein, with protein sequence MKTSIIIATHARPDSLKRLLGSLASQIDTSRREVFIAENGTAQPAQIRPGIVEHRHLHEPRAGKCRIQNRALREAAGDIVVFLDDDLIVAPGYLDAVEAFFDSHREFAAMKGRILAAEDPERIVGPMSVYLDLPIVDHGDEVCEVRGVLGANMAFRASALNAVGPFDERLGPGACGHEEETEMSARLRRAGYRIGYAPAALVYHDVDPARADRERFITVARERGRCRMIHEDHSAFEVISKNAIAIARLRFAHLIGASMARIAREERRLAIARGMFDGLAVKVR